From the genome of Alicyclobacillus sp. SO9:
TGGAAGAAGTTTTGTTCTGATGGATATGTTCGCTTGATTGACACAGGCTCGTCCTATAAGCTTAACTCTACAGACATTCACGTCTGGCTGCCAAGATGGGAGGAATGGGGATGCGCCCTACTGATATACAAACCAACATGATGGTTGATGCTGAACTTGAAGAAATGGACAGAACCATTCATGCGGAAAGTGAAGGAAGAAAAATGGATCACGAGAAGATAAAGCAGGCTGTAACGATGATTCTTGAAGCAGTGGGCGAAGACCCCAATCGCGAGGGACTTGTCGATACCCCGGCTCGAGTTGCAAGAATGTACGAAGAGATTTTTGCAGGGCTACACATGGACCCTGCCAGTGTATTGTCGGCTAAATTTCACGTTGATGAAGATGAAATGGTCTTCGTGAAAGACATTACGTTCTACTCTATGTGTGAACATCACTTGCTTCCGTTTTTTGGGAAGGCACATGTAGCTTATCTGCCCAGCAATGGCGTAGTCACCGGACTTTCCAAGTTGGCTCGTCTTGTGGAGGCAGTGGCGACACGCCCGCAGGTGCAGGAACGAATGACCAATGAGATTGCAGAGGTCCTGCACAGAGAACTGCAAACGCAGGGAGTTATGGTCATCGTAGAGGCGGAGCACTTGTGCATGAATATGAGAGGAGTACGCAAACCCGGCAGTCAAACCGTTACCATGGCTAAGCAGGGCAGGTACAATGATGAGCCTGCTTTAGCCGATCAGGTGTTTCGGATGTTGAAAAGCTGATTCTACAGCAGAATGTACCGGCAATTGTACCGTAACTTTCGGGGAACAAGTGAGGGAAATTGAAGCAAATGGGGCCTGCTCAACAGATGCAAGCCCCATTTACGTTGTACCTCGATGTGAGCTGTCGTACGTGCATGCACACCTACAGAAGAAAACTTCTAGTTACAGGAAGCTTCTGACCTTCTCTCAGTTACCTCAGCAGATTGCTTCAGGTTTGGTTTTTTTACCTTTCGGTTGACAAGGTAGATACCCAATACAATGGCAACAAGCCCAATGACCAATTTCGGAGTAAAGGGCTCGTGTAAGAACAATGTTGCGACGAGGACCGAGATCATCGGGACAAAGAATGTAAATGCGGCAACTCTGCTGGCTTCGCCCTCATGGACCAGAGAAAACCAAATGGACCAAGACGCCGCAATGCCAAAGAGGCTGGCGTACAGCGTTCCAAACAAAAATGGGCCGTTCCAGGTAATTGCAGCCCAGGACTCGGTTAAACTCCCGGCACCCGTAAGCACTGCCCCGCCAAGTAGAAATTGAATAGCTAGGAGCCACAACATCTGCGTGCGCCCTTGCACTTTCTTTGAGTAGACCGTTCCAATGGCCCAGGCAATGGCTGTAAAAATGCCAATGACCGTGCCAATGAGAGACAAATGCCCAGCCAAACTGTCAATACTGATTGAGGCAACTCCCGCAAAGCCAAGGACAAGCCCAAGTACTTTCCACCAATTCATGATTTCACCGAGCCACATCCAAGCAAATAAGCCGACTAACACCGGTTCTAAGTAGACAAGTACAGAAAACAGTCCGGCAGGCAGATAGGACAGACCGACCGTTTGCAGTCCAAAAAACAACACCACATTGAACAAAGCGGAGATGACATAAACGGGCCAGCTTTGCTTCCACCGAATCTGATGTCTTTGCGGCCATGCAAAGACAGCCAAAATGACACCTCCAAGAAATGTACGCACTCCTGCAAACAGGAGGGGAGGTGAGTAGTTGAGAGCCACCTTGTATACGGAAAACGAAGCACCCCAAATTACTACAAGAAGTAGAATTCTTAGTGCTGTCCAGGCGGGTGAATGCTTCATTGTGATCCTCCTTTAAATTGTTCCGGAACACGAAACAAATAATTGATACCAAAACAGTATAACAGGGATGGAGGATGTCTGAACACGTCTCTTTCATCAGAATCATCGATATGAATATGAAGGAACCAAATAGCAGGATACGCTTGGCGCGGCAACAAGGTGTGCGGCTGGGGCATGAACTTCTGCAACACGCTTCGCTTGTGAAAGCGGCAGCCCATGTTCGCTTGGACTGCCGCAGTGATCTGACTTTGTTCTTTAATTTTCTCCAATTCGCCTGTTTTCAACAGCCGAGTGTGACACGGTGTGACACGGTGTGACCGAGCCTGTCGGTGATTTATCAGGGCTCAGCACGGCTTCAACTGCTTATAGGTGAGTTGCCGAGTTCTAGGAGACCAATCTATCCGGAATTTGCAGCTCTGCAGGCGATATTCTTTTCAGATTTCTGAGTACAAGTACCAGCAATGAAGTGCCAAGATAAATGCCTGTCATTTCGGCTGTATGCCAAGCCGTGCTTAAGTTGTGAAATGCAATGAGTCGACGCAAACCGGTGACAGCGTAGCTCATTGGCAGCCATGGATGCACTGCCTGAAAGAAATGAGGAACCAGCTGGATTGGGAAAGTACCTCCGCTTGACGTGAGTTGCAAGAGCAACAGGACAATCGCCAGCACCCTTCCTGGTCCTGTTCCAAGCAGGCTGAGCAGCATGCCGATGACGGTTACATAGGTAATGGCCATCAGAATTGCATACAAGTAGAAACCAAGTGTGCTGGTCACTGTAAGTCCTAAGCCGAACAGCAGGGCCGAAGCAGCAATGACCGCTTGGGCCGCTGCTATAGTCCACAATAACGCGAACTTGCCGATCAGCACCGATGTGTTTGAGACGGGCGTTATGGACCAGCGTCCTTCTCGCAAGGACATGATGAAGTACAGCATAAGGGCACCAACCCAGAGACTCAAAGGTAAAAAGTAGGGTGTCAATCCTGGGCCGTATTTGGTGACTGGGTTAATCGCCAGACTCTTAATGGTTACGGGGTTGGACATCAGTTTCGCTTTTTCCGTTTTATTCGGTATCGATGAAAGCTGTACCGAGTTTAGTTTATGCGCAAAAGTTGAAGCTCCTGACGCCAGTTTACCTGTCGCCGTTGTAAGGTCTTTGCTGCCTTGACTGGCTTTGTCCAGGCCGGTTGCCAACTTTGCTGCACCCGTTTGAGCTGCTTCTGCGGATGTAGTCAATGTATCAGCACCTGAATGCAGTTGACTCTGTGCGGATGCCAGTTTGTCTAGAGCGGCTCCTGACTGACTGAGAGCAGACTGCACCTGTGTCAACGCCTGCTGCGCCTGACCCAGGCCTGTTGCAATTTGGTCAGAGCCCTTAGCGGCACTACCCAATTTCGTCGACAGTTGCGAGAGACCGCCGGTTAACTGCTGCTGACCTTTTTCTATTGTCTGCAACGAGTTCGCAAGATTGGCCGATCCCGTCTGTAATTGTTGCAAACTACCTGTCAGTTTCTGTGTACCCGGGTAGACTTGATGCAGAGCACCAAGCGCCTTTTGAACAGCTGGGTCTTGGTTTGCGGCAGAGTTGGCCAAAAGTTGAAGCGCTCCGCCCACGCCGGTTTCAATCTGCTGTGATGCGGACGTCGCTTGCTGCAGTCCGGCTGCAATGGAATTCGCACCTTGATGGGCTTGCGTGCTGCCGGATTGGAGTTGGTTGCTCGCTTGTTGCAGCCTTGCTCCTGACGAAGCCGCCTTTTTCAGTCCACCCGTCAGGTTTGCTGCCGCGGCTTGGGCCTGTGAGAGTTTACTGTTTACCTGACTGACGCCTTGACCTGTCTGGGTTACCCCTTGCGCCACTTTTTTTGTTCCGGTTGCTGCAGCTGACAGACCGTCTGCAAGTTGTCCGCTCCCCGTGGACATCTTTGTCAGTGCCGCCGCCAGCTTGTGCGCGCCTGCATCTGCCGAATTCACTCCCGTTTCCAACTGCGTCGTACCATTTGCCACCGCAGTGCTGCCGGAAGCCAGTTTGCCGGCTTGCTTGGCTGCGCTGGACAATCCGCCCGACTCTTTTCCGACGACATCGAGCAGACGAGTAATAAATTTCTGACTAAACTGGCGGTTTAGGCTTGCGGCAACATCGTCTTGTACACGAGCTACAATGTTGCCTGCCAAATAGTTGGTGCCTTGGTTTGGTATAAAGATAAGCTGTGCTTTTTTGGCGTGTGTTCCGTCAACGCTCAAAATGTCCTTAGTGAAATTCTTTGGGACCTTTAAGACCGCAAAGTATGTCCCATTACTTACGCCGCTGTCAGCTTCATTTGGGCCAACAACGTGCCAATCCAACTGTTTGTCATGCTGCAGATTTGTGATGAGATTTTGTCCATAGTTCACGTGTTCTCCACTGAGGGTTCCACCACTGTCAGCGTTAACGAGTGCGACTGGCAGCTTGTCTAGGGATCCATAGGGGTCCCAAAATGCCCATAGATACAGAAAACTGTATAACAACGGTATGATGAGGCCGACGAGCATCCCCGCTCGTGTCAATTTATTGCGCCATATCCGCCGCCACTCAATTCGGAAGACGGTGAGTATTCCCATGTCGTTCTCACCTCCCCTCTGGGCAATGCAACTGTCTGTGTTGCTGCCGCAGATGCAGCTTCAAGGACTGTTGTGTACAGAATTCCAACGTTATTTCTTTCAAGACGGCGAAAGTAGTGGACCATTTGTTGCCATTCTTGCTCTGTCAGGCCGACCTCAGGTTCGTCCAACAGTAAAAAGGGTGGACGATGTGCGATTGAAATGGCAAGAGAGAGCCTTGCGTAGGAAAATTTATCAATGTCCTTAACACGTTGTTTGCGGACGTCCGTGAGCGAGTACTCAGATAAAAGCTCCTCCGCTCGTTTTTTGGCACCTCGCAAGTGATGGAGTTTTCCATGGAAAAACAAATGCTCCTCTACCGTCAGCGTTTCAAACAGAGGAGCAAAATGCTCGATGGACCCGATTCCTACAAGTTGCCAACAAGGAGTCAGACTCTGCCCTTCTTCATCAATGATTTGCACGGTCCCTTCTACTGGCCGCACATTTCCTGAACCATACAACAGGAGTGTGGATTTACCGGTCTTGGAAGCTCCTAGTATAGCCGTGGTACTTCCTTCTTCAACAGAAAAGGTAATGGGTTCTGTTAAGTGTGTATTGTGATTTCGGACACGAATGTCTCTAAATTCCAGTCTCAAGTTCCGTCACCACCTTTCTCAAAACATAAAATGACACTTTGTCATTTTATGTTTTACTGTATAGCTTTATGGGTGTCAAGATGATTTTTCAGGAAAAGCCCGTCATTAAACTGAAACAGCAAGTGCTGAAAGGTATAATGAAGCTGTTTCAGTTATCATCACGTCAACAATTTAA
Proteins encoded in this window:
- the folE gene encoding GTP cyclohydrolase I FolE; protein product: MDHEKIKQAVTMILEAVGEDPNREGLVDTPARVARMYEEIFAGLHMDPASVLSAKFHVDEDEMVFVKDITFYSMCEHHLLPFFGKAHVAYLPSNGVVTGLSKLARLVEAVATRPQVQERMTNEIAEVLHRELQTQGVMVIVEAEHLCMNMRGVRKPGSQTVTMAKQGRYNDEPALADQVFRMLKS
- a CDS encoding DMT family transporter, encoding MKHSPAWTALRILLLVVIWGASFSVYKVALNYSPPLLFAGVRTFLGGVILAVFAWPQRHQIRWKQSWPVYVISALFNVVLFFGLQTVGLSYLPAGLFSVLVYLEPVLVGLFAWMWLGEIMNWWKVLGLVLGFAGVASISIDSLAGHLSLIGTVIGIFTAIAWAIGTVYSKKVQGRTQMLWLLAIQFLLGGAVLTGAGSLTESWAAITWNGPFLFGTLYASLFGIAASWSIWFSLVHEGEASRVAAFTFFVPMISVLVATLFLHEPFTPKLVIGLVAIVLGIYLVNRKVKKPNLKQSAEVTERRSEASCN
- a CDS encoding YhgE/Pip domain-containing protein, translating into MGILTVFRIEWRRIWRNKLTRAGMLVGLIIPLLYSFLYLWAFWDPYGSLDKLPVALVNADSGGTLSGEHVNYGQNLITNLQHDKQLDWHVVGPNEADSGVSNGTYFAVLKVPKNFTKDILSVDGTHAKKAQLIFIPNQGTNYLAGNIVARVQDDVAASLNRQFSQKFITRLLDVVGKESGGLSSAAKQAGKLASGSTAVANGTTQLETGVNSADAGAHKLAAALTKMSTGSGQLADGLSAAATGTKKVAQGVTQTGQGVSQVNSKLSQAQAAAANLTGGLKKAASSGARLQQASNQLQSGSTQAHQGANSIAAGLQQATSASQQIETGVGGALQLLANSAANQDPAVQKALGALHQVYPGTQKLTGSLQQLQTGSANLANSLQTIEKGQQQLTGGLSQLSTKLGSAAKGSDQIATGLGQAQQALTQVQSALSQSGAALDKLASAQSQLHSGADTLTTSAEAAQTGAAKLATGLDKASQGSKDLTTATGKLASGASTFAHKLNSVQLSSIPNKTEKAKLMSNPVTIKSLAINPVTKYGPGLTPYFLPLSLWVGALMLYFIMSLREGRWSITPVSNTSVLIGKFALLWTIAAAQAVIAASALLFGLGLTVTSTLGFYLYAILMAITYVTVIGMLLSLLGTGPGRVLAIVLLLLQLTSSGGTFPIQLVPHFFQAVHPWLPMSYAVTGLRRLIAFHNLSTAWHTAEMTGIYLGTSLLVLVLRNLKRISPAELQIPDRLVS
- a CDS encoding ATP-binding cassette domain-containing protein; the protein is MRLEFRDIRVRNHNTHLTEPITFSVEEGSTTAILGASKTGKSTLLLYGSGNVRPVEGTVQIIDEEGQSLTPCWQLVGIGSIEHFAPLFETLTVEEHLFFHGKLHHLRGAKKRAEELLSEYSLTDVRKQRVKDIDKFSYARLSLAISIAHRPPFLLLDEPEVGLTEQEWQQMVHYFRRLERNNVGILYTTVLEAASAAATQTVALPRGEVRTTWEYSPSSELSGGGYGAIN